One region of Eubalaena glacialis isolate mEubGla1 chromosome 6, mEubGla1.1.hap2.+ XY, whole genome shotgun sequence genomic DNA includes:
- the POPDC2 gene encoding popeye domain-containing protein 2 isoform X2: MSSNGSAVGQLLWSGPLCVGWRRDQEGAVYHLATCLLLLGFMGGSGVYGCFYLFGFLGTGYLCCVLWGWFDACGLDIVLWSVLLATACVLQLAHLVYRLREDTLPEEFELLYKTLCLPLQVPLPAYKEIIRCCEEQVLALATEQTYAVEGETPIDRLSLLLSGRVRVSQDGQFLHYIFPYQFMDSPEWESLHPSAEGVFQVTLTAETECSYISWPRKSLHLLLAKERYISRLFSALLGYDISEKLYALNDKLFAKFGLRFDIRLPSLYHVLGPAAPDAGPESQKDDKDVREPAASPPPQALPTSVQQTPPSSPPPAAANPPAPPPWVRMSRPDSSVLASRTPLQSYSQVMSRGRAPLAPTLTPEL, translated from the exons ATGAGCAGCAACGGCAGCGCAGTGGGCCAGCTCCTCTGGAGCGGGCCGCTGTGCGTCGGCTGGAGGCGGGACCAGGAAGGGGCTGTCTACCACCTGGCCACCTGCCTCCTGCTCCTGGGCTTCATGGGGGGCAGCGGGGTGTATGGGTGCTTCTACCTCTTTGGCTTCCTGGGCACGGGCTACCTGTGCTGTGTGCTGTGGGGCTGGTTCGATGCCTGCGGCCTGGACATCGTCCTCTGGAGCGTCCTGCTGGCGACTGCCTGCGTGCTCCAGCTGGCACACCTGGTGTACCGCCTGCGCGAGGACACCCTCCCCGAGGAGTTCGAGCTCCTCTACAAGACGCTGTGCCTGCCCCTGCAGGTACCCCTGCCAGCGTACAAGGAGATCATTCGCTGCTGCGAGGAGCAAGTCTTGGCTCTGGCCACGGAGCAGACCTACGCCGTGGAGGGCGAGACGCCCATAGACCGCCTGTCCCTGCTGCTTTCTGGCCG GGTTCGTGTGAGCCAGGACGGGCAGTTTCTGCACTACATCTTTCCTTACCAGTTCATGGACTCTCCCGAGTGGGAATCGCTGCATCCCTCTGCGGAGGGGGTCTTCCAG GTCACTCTGACAGCCGAGACTGAATGTAGCTACATTTCCTGGCCCCGGAAAAGTCTCCACCTCCTTCTGGCCAAAGAGCGATACATCTCTCGCCTCTTCTCGGCCCTGCTGGGCTACGACATCTCGGAGAAGCTCTACGCTCTCAATGACAAGCTCTTTGCTAAGTTCGGGCTGCGCTTCGACATCCGTCTCCCCAGCCTCTACCACGTCCTAGGTCCTGCTGCCCCAGATGCAGGACCAGAGTCTCAGAAGGATGACAAGGACGTCCGTGAGCCTGCTGCATCCCCCCCTCCTCAGGCCCTGCCCACATCTGTCCAGCAAACACCCCCTAGCTCCCCACCTCCAGCGGCCGCCAACCCTCCTGCACCTCCTCCCTGGGTCAGGATGTCCAGGCCCGACAGCAGTGTCCTGG CTTCTAGAACTCCTCTCCAGAGCTACTCTCAAGTTATGTCCAGGGGACGAGCCCCCTTGGCTCCAACTCTGACTCCTGAACTGTAA
- the POPDC2 gene encoding popeye domain-containing protein 2 isoform X1 → MSSNGSAVGQLLWSGPLCVGWRRDQEGAVYHLATCLLLLGFMGGSGVYGCFYLFGFLGTGYLCCVLWGWFDACGLDIVLWSVLLATACVLQLAHLVYRLREDTLPEEFELLYKTLCLPLQVPLPAYKEIIRCCEEQVLALATEQTYAVEGETPIDRLSLLLSGRVRVSQDGQFLHYIFPYQFMDSPEWESLHPSAEGVFQVTLTAETECSYISWPRKSLHLLLAKERYISRLFSALLGYDISEKLYALNDKLFAKFGLRFDIRLPSLYHVLGPAAPDAGPESQKDDKDVREPAASPPPQALPTSVQQTPPSSPPPAAANPPAPPPWVRMSRPDSSVLGEDSTSLVLEDFEEVSGSESFMDYQSDGEYMR, encoded by the exons ATGAGCAGCAACGGCAGCGCAGTGGGCCAGCTCCTCTGGAGCGGGCCGCTGTGCGTCGGCTGGAGGCGGGACCAGGAAGGGGCTGTCTACCACCTGGCCACCTGCCTCCTGCTCCTGGGCTTCATGGGGGGCAGCGGGGTGTATGGGTGCTTCTACCTCTTTGGCTTCCTGGGCACGGGCTACCTGTGCTGTGTGCTGTGGGGCTGGTTCGATGCCTGCGGCCTGGACATCGTCCTCTGGAGCGTCCTGCTGGCGACTGCCTGCGTGCTCCAGCTGGCACACCTGGTGTACCGCCTGCGCGAGGACACCCTCCCCGAGGAGTTCGAGCTCCTCTACAAGACGCTGTGCCTGCCCCTGCAGGTACCCCTGCCAGCGTACAAGGAGATCATTCGCTGCTGCGAGGAGCAAGTCTTGGCTCTGGCCACGGAGCAGACCTACGCCGTGGAGGGCGAGACGCCCATAGACCGCCTGTCCCTGCTGCTTTCTGGCCG GGTTCGTGTGAGCCAGGACGGGCAGTTTCTGCACTACATCTTTCCTTACCAGTTCATGGACTCTCCCGAGTGGGAATCGCTGCATCCCTCTGCGGAGGGGGTCTTCCAG GTCACTCTGACAGCCGAGACTGAATGTAGCTACATTTCCTGGCCCCGGAAAAGTCTCCACCTCCTTCTGGCCAAAGAGCGATACATCTCTCGCCTCTTCTCGGCCCTGCTGGGCTACGACATCTCGGAGAAGCTCTACGCTCTCAATGACAAGCTCTTTGCTAAGTTCGGGCTGCGCTTCGACATCCGTCTCCCCAGCCTCTACCACGTCCTAGGTCCTGCTGCCCCAGATGCAGGACCAGAGTCTCAGAAGGATGACAAGGACGTCCGTGAGCCTGCTGCATCCCCCCCTCCTCAGGCCCTGCCCACATCTGTCCAGCAAACACCCCCTAGCTCCCCACCTCCAGCGGCCGCCAACCCTCCTGCACCTCCTCCCTGGGTCAGGATGTCCAGGCCCGACAGCAGTGTCCTGGGTGAGGACTCTACCAGTCTGGTGCTGGAGGATTTTGAGGAGGTGTCGGGATCAGAATCGTTCATGGATTATCAGAGTGATGGGGAGTACATGAGGTGA